Genomic window (Candidatus Nitrosocosmicus franklandus):
TTCTGTAAAAATACTGATAAGTGCACGTGTAAATTTAAAACATTCTTCCCAAAGTTCACCTTTATCTTCTGAAATAATTCGCTCACCGTGTTTAAATACATAGGACTTATTTTTCCATTTGAAATCAGAAAATGACTCTTGCCTTTCACTAATATATACTCCATTATTATAAAGAGAACTTCTAAATTTCACCACTATTTCTAAAAAATCTCTTCTCCCAATATCCAATAGATTTAACTTCTTTAGAATAATTACCAACAGATTCTTGATATCCTCTTTTTCCCACTCACCAATTTTTTTAGCAAGAGAATACTCTTCAGTTAAACAACTTTTGCAAATCCTTCTAAATGAAGATTCGAATATATGAAAAACGGAACTAAAATATGAAAGTAGCAAATATTGATCAATATTGTCTGTTTCTATTTGACGAGATTCATTTGAGCTCGTTGAGAAAATCCGTTTATTTATCTTATACTTGGGTAATTTTTTTAACCACCAATCCTCTGTTACTAATGTAGTATCTGAAAAAATCATTAAATGTATAGTAGAATTTGTGGTAGTTACTAAATGTTTGTAGAAGGACACTCTTACGTCGTTTTGTTTGTGTCCTGTATGTAAGAGATCCTGTTTTTTTGAATTACATGCTTCAAACAATGCTTCCAGGTTCCTTATTGCCTGCATTTTATCCATTTTATAATAATCCTGTTCATCTCATAGTTAACCATATTGAAATATGGAAATCGAAATCTGATAACTGCTACAAAAGAGTGTATAATCAATTCTTGATCGAATGAACTTAAATGACGTTTTACATTTATAACTTGATCATGATTATCAATCAAACACCAAGAATCTTTTGGTTTTCCTAGTGTAGAATTAAGAATATCTTAGACTGACTACTTTAATAGTATCTAAGATTAAATTGATAACTTAATGGTTAATTATATGTTCAAAAGTACGAATATGGGAATATTTTAGCAAGTATCTTAAATACATTGGAATATGTATTTTTTTTGCATTCGCCCATTCCAGTGTACTCAAAAGTTTTTTTATCAGTGTGTCTACTTTTGCTAACTTACCATAAATTCATCGACTTACTATTTACTCCCTTACCAATTTAAATACTTACTTTTTGATAGTAGATATACCAAGGTGATTTATGGATGAAATCAATTCAAATAAACAAGTATGGTGGAAGAGATGTTATAGGCCTAAATACGGATATTCGTATTCCACAGGTCTCTCCTGGCCAGGTTCTTGTTGAGGTCAAAGCAGCCGGAGTTAATCCGATTGATTGGAAGATACGTGAGGGGTACTTTCAACAACTAATACCCCTTAAATTTCCTATTACATTAGGAATGGACTTTTCAGGCGTTATCAAAGAGTTAGATGGGAATAAATCTACTCATTTGGATATAGGTGATGAGGTCTATGGACAAGCCTCAGTGTTGTTTGGAGGGTCAGGATCTTTTGCTGAATTGGCCGTGACCAGTCTAAACAGTATAGCTGCTAAACCAAAGAGCTTAAGTCATATTGAAGCCAGCGGATTGCCATTAGTTGGTGTCAGCGCGTGGCAGGCACTTGTTGAAAATATTGGATTGTCAAAAAATCATAAGATCCTTATACATGGAGGTTCAGGCGGCATCGGTTTGATAGCAATACAACTTGCAAAGAAATTGGGAGCGTTTGTTGCGACTACGGTAAGGTCTAATAATAAAGAGTTCGTTCAACGACTAGGAGCAGATGAGATAGTTGATTACACAACTCAAAGGTTCGACGATATACTTCAAGATTACGATGCAGTAATTGATACTGTGGGTGGTGAGATCTATAGAAAATCCTTCAAAGTATTGAAAAATGGCGGTACCATTGTATCCCTGGTAGAACAACCGGATTCAAATCTAGCGAAGCAATATGGAATCAAATCGATATTCCAATTTACTGAGATTACAAATGAAAGGTTGACTAAGTTAGCACAATGGATAGATGAAAATCATGTTCAAGTAAATATTGAAAAGACATTTCCACTCCCTGAAACTGCAAAGGCTCTGGATTACCAAAAAGAAAGTCATCCCCGGGGAAAGATAGTTCTCACTTTATAGTAAAATCTTAAGAACCCTTCCAAATCTTCCTCTTCTTTATTTTGTAATTGCTAGCTATGATCCTAATGTAAAAATTAATATGATCATTATCTTTCATGGGATATGTGTTGTTTCAGGAAGCTTAATCTCAGCTTTTTCCAACTTGATAAACTCTTATATAGTAATAATTTGTT
Coding sequences:
- a CDS encoding NADP-dependent oxidoreductase, whose protein sequence is MKSIQINKYGGRDVIGLNTDIRIPQVSPGQVLVEVKAAGVNPIDWKIREGYFQQLIPLKFPITLGMDFSGVIKELDGNKSTHLDIGDEVYGQASVLFGGSGSFAELAVTSLNSIAAKPKSLSHIEASGLPLVGVSAWQALVENIGLSKNHKILIHGGSGGIGLIAIQLAKKLGAFVATTVRSNNKEFVQRLGADEIVDYTTQRFDDILQDYDAVIDTVGGEIYRKSFKVLKNGGTIVSLVEQPDSNLAKQYGIKSIFQFTEITNERLTKLAQWIDENHVQVNIEKTFPLPETAKALDYQKESHPRGKIVLTL